AAATTATGAGACTGCCAGCTTATTAAGCAGTCGGTTCTTTTGTACTGCAATAATTGCAGCGGGTCGACTGACCCAATATCTTTTCATAATATCTTCAATCGTCTTATCCTTGTTTTTGACAAAAGTTTTAATGTCTTTGGCTGGGACTAATAATTGACCAGCAAACTCGTCTGCTTCCTTTTCCTGTGATTTTCCAGAAAATTGGCTACTGCTTCCATCAAAAGTAATATGTTCAAGTGCAATATGACCTATCTCATGTGCCATGGTAAATCTTTTTCTTTCATCTGACATACCTCTTTTGTACATAATTACGCAAAAACCTGCCTTGTCCATTTGTGTGA
This genomic interval from Candidatus Peregrinibacteria bacterium contains the following:
- a CDS encoding ImmA/IrrE family metallo-endopeptidase: MTNDTDIAEPRYGFAKSKAEEIWKNQAQKKVPVMLNDIVSAFGANVREADLEAYGVTQMDKAGFCVIMYKRGMSDERKRFTMAHEIGHIALEHITFDGSSSQFSGKSQEKEADEFAGQLLVPAKDIKTFVKNKDKTIEDIMKRYWVSRPAAIIAVQKNRLLNKLAVS